TGCCGCCGCATTGCGCATGGCCGAGGATCACGATGTGCTTCACCTTCAGCACCGTGACGGCATATTCCAGCGCGGCCGAGACGCCGTGCGCATTCGCATCGGGCTGATAGGTCGGCACCAGATTGGCGATGTTGCGGACGACGAACAATTCGCCCGGACCGACATCGAAGATCGCCTCGGGCGCGACGCGGCTGTCGCAACAGCCGATCACCATCACTTCGGGCGACTGTCCCTTCACCGACAGTTCGCGATAGCGGTTCTGCTCGGCCGGCAACCGGTTGGTGGCGAAGGCGTTGTAGCCTGCTAGCAAGGACTTCGGGAATGTGATCATGGCCTATGCCTAATCATAGACCGGTAGGCTGAACAAGCCTTTCGAATAGGCAGGCCAGATGCTATCGCCTCCAGCTGGAACAAGTCCGAGCCGTCAGGAAGGAAGGCAGCATGACCCGCCCGCGCCGCAGCCATCTGTTCATGCCCGGCTCCAACCCTCGCGCCCTTGAAAAGGCAAGGAATCTCGCCGCCGATGGCCTGATCCTCGACCTCGAGGATTCCGTTGCTCCGGATGCCAAGGCGGTGGCGCGTGACGGCATCGCCGCCGCGATCGCTGCCAAAGGGTTCGGCCAACGCGAGGTCCTGATCCGGACCAACGCCCTCGACACGCAATGGTGGGCCGAGGACGTCACGATGGCCGCCAAGGCCTCGCCCGACGGCATCCTGGTTCCAAAAGTTTCAAGCATCGAAGATCTCAAGACCATCGGCCGCGATCTCGCCCATCTCGGCGCCGCGCCATCCGTGAAGGTCTGGGCGATGATCGAAACCGCGCGCGCGGTGCTGCACGCAGAGGAACTGGCCGAGGCCGGTCGCGATCCATCGTGCCGCCTCGCCGGCTTCGTGTTCGGCCCGAACGACATCTCGCGCGAGACGCGGATCAAGATGTTGCCCGGCCGCGCGGCGATGATCCCGATGATCACGCATTGCATCCTGGCGACGCGCGCCGCCGGCCTCGAGATCCTCGATGGCCCCTATAGCGACATCGCCAATCCTGATGGCTTCGCCACCGAATGCGCGCAAGGGCGCGATCTCGGCTTCGACGGCAAAACGCTGATCCACCCCTCGCAGATCGAAGCCTGCAACGCGATCTTCACGCCACCCGAAGAGGACATCGCGCGCGCGCGAAAAATCATCGCGGCGTTCGAGCTGCCGGAAAACGTCTCGCGCGGCGCGATCCGTCTCGACGGCGCCATGGTGGAACGCCTGCACGCCGACATGGCGCGCCGCACCATCGAGATCGCGGACGCGATCGCCGCGATGAGCAAGGGCTAAGGGCTGAGCCTGCTCCGCCAACAGCCGCAAGTGACGGAACACGGATCATTTTCGCGGCTGGAAAGTCGCTTATGCATTAAATTGCCCAACGCCGCAGCGCCGAGCGGTTTCCGATCACGACCGCGCGAAAATTCCCCGCGGTCGCTGCCGTTGACTTGCACGAGGTCCACGTCGCAAGGTAATGCCAGCAACAATTGAAATATTGGGCCCAACCTGGTGTGAGGTATCCTCATGACGGCTCTTGCAGAAGTGGCTGCTCCGGCCAATCTCGTCGACGAACTCACTGGACATGCGGTGCGCAGCATCGAGGCCGCTGAGCACTCGGCGTCACCATTTCCCCACATCGTCTTTCGCGATTTCTTCCCGTCGGATTTCTACCGGGACATGATCCGCAGCGTGCCGACCCAGGGCTACGATCCGATCACCGGTACGGGGACACGGATGGCGCTGCGCCTCTACGGAGAAAATGTCGACAAGATCGAGCCGTCGCTGCGCCCCGCGTGGGCTGCCGTCTCGGCCATGCTGACGTCCAAGCCCGTCGAGCAGGCGATACGGAACCGGCTGTATGACGGGCTCGAGATTCGCGCCCGCGGCGACAAGGTGGCCAAGCCTGAGGATCTGACGCTGGTCGCAAAGCCGGTCGTGTATGTCGACAGGGACGGCTATCAGATCAAGCCGCATCCGGACACGCGCAAGAAGGTCGTGACGATGCAGCTGTATTGTCCTGCCGACGACAGCCAGGAAGCGCTGGGAACGACGCTCTACAAGGCCTCGTTCAAGGGCCTGTTTCACGTCGGCTCGTACTGTCTCGAGCCCGTGAAGACGATCCCGTTCCTGCCCAATGTCGGCTACGCCTTCGTGGTCCTGAAGGCCTATCACACCCTGACCAGGATGAGCTGGCACGGCCGTCCGCAGATCCATACCGATCGTGACAGGGTCACCATTCTCAACACGTTCTACGTGAACGAGAAGGTCGGCTTCTAAAGCTTGGGCTGAAGCCGTCGTGCTCACGGCTTCGCAACGGCAAGGAATGCGATCGCGACCGCGGCGAACAGAACGAGCGGCAGCGATCGCGCCGTTGCTGGGGCCGCGCCGGCCTCGATCCTCCGCAGGCGACCGCTCTGGAGTCCGTGCAGGGCTGATATCAGCACAACGAAGCCAAGCTTGATGGTCAGCCAGCCCTGGCCGAACCAGGAGCCGGATATGGCAAGCCGCGTTCCGAGCAGCCAGACCGCGACCATCGCCGGAACCGTCACCCATCGATCGTAACGGCGCACGCCCGCGACAAATCGTTCGTGGCCGCGAGGCAGCCTCGCTAGCAAGGCAAGCGTCAACGAGGTCGCGACAACGCCGCTGACAAACAGCAAGGCCGCGGCGACGTGAAGGGCCTTCAGCCAGACATAAGCGTCAGCGAAGCTCATCTCGCGGACGATTCCCGCGGCAGGGCCTCGATGCGTCGCTGGATGTGACGCGACGCGAAGAATCCGGCGAACGGCACGAAAGCCGAAGCGGCGAGCAAGGCGGTCTGACGCCGCTGCCAGAGTCCGGCGCCGGCGGCCTGCAACAGCGTCCAGCCATAGAACAGGAAGGCAAGGCCGTGCACCGGGCCCATCGCGCGCACGCCTGTGGGCCAGCCCCAGAGATGCCTGAGGGGGACCGCAATGCAGACCAGCAGGGCCAGCGTGGACGCCTCGATGATGGAGGCGAGCTTGAGCCGGCTGAGCAGGGAGATGTCGAGCTTGAATTCATTGTCCATGGCCTGACCGCTTATGGCACGCAGCAAGCGCGCCGATGCTGGATAGCGGATCCGGCCCGCGATCCATGAGTGGCGCTCCTGCCTATATCCGCTCGATTCCTGCCAAAGCATGCTATTGCCCGTCCGAAGGCTCATCGGGAACGAGACGTCATGGTTCACAGGGTTTGCATTGTCGCGATGGATCAGGTGATCGCGTACGATTTGACGCTTGCCTATGAGGTGTTCGCGCGTCTCAGGGACGATCGAGGCAAGCCGTTCTACGACGTCCGCGTGTGTGCCGAGACAGCGCGCGTCGATGCCGGCGCGTTCGGCCTGGTGGTGCCGTTCGGGCTCGAAATTCTCGCCCGTGCGCACACCATCATCGTGCCCGGCATCGAAAATCCCCTCACGATGCGATCGAAGGTCGTGCTCCGCGCGTTACAAAGAGCCTACCGCCGCGGCGCGAGGCTCGCCTCGGTCTGCTCCGGTGCCTTCGTCCTCGCCGAGGCCGGTCTCCTCGACGGGCGGCGGGCGACCACCCATTGGCTGGGTGCGGATCGGCTCGCCAGCCTCTATCCGCAGGTGAAGGTCGATCCGAACGTTCTCTACGTGGACGACGGACAGATCGTGACATCGGCGGGTGCGTCTGCGGGAATGGACATGTGCCTTCATCTGGTCAGGCGCGATTTCGGTCAGGCCGTGGCAGCGCATGCCGCGCGGCTGGCCGTTGCGCCCATCAATCGGGAAGGCGGTCAGGCGCAATTCATCCGGCGCGATCCACCGCGCTCAAACGGTTCGCTCGCACCGCATCTCGAATGGGTTGCGGCCCATTTGGGAAAGCCGCTCACGGTCGCACGCATGGCGGCTCAGGCTCGCATGAGCGAAAGGAGCTTTGCGCGCCATTTCCGTCAGCAGATGGGGGTCACGCCGATGCAATGGCTGCTGAACGCGCGGATCCGCCGGGCGCAGGAGCTGCTGGAGAGCAGCACGGCCTATGTGGACCAGATCGCTGAAGCCTGCGGCTTTCAATCGACCGTCACGTTTCGGATGAGCTTTCGCCGGATCGCCGGGATCAGCCCCGGCGACTATCGGCGCCGATTCAACGACGCCCGATCATAGCAGATATCCGGGCGCATCAGTGCGACGCGACCTCATTGCGATCGAGCGATTCCAGCGTCGCGGCGTTGCCGCAATAGCCGTGATATTTCTCAGCCGCGGTGCCGTCCGCAAGATCGCGGTCGCACTGGCCCTTGTGACCGCAGAGCGAGCAGACCCGCTCCATGTCGCGCAGCAGCAGTGGCTGTGCGCGCCCGAGCGCCTCCGCGTCGATGCCGAGCTGCTCCATCATCTTCGGGAGTTCGTCGGCGGCATGCTTGCCGTGGCGAACCAGCTCTTCCAGATCGTCGGGCGCGATCCTGAGATCGTTCGCGATCCGGTCGAAGTCGGAGCGATCGAGCTGCCGCATCTCGGCCATCTCGCGACGATGCTTCAGCCAGCTCGCAAAGGACTCGATGAGGTCCTGGACGATGGGATAAGGCCTGCTTGCGGTGCTCATGAAAAGCTCCCTTCGAACGTCGGAACTGGAGCGACACTAGGCACAATGATGCAGGAGCGCGTTGCGCTGGATCAAATTGGGAATGAATGGAGGCGGCGGCCTCCATGGCACCTCTCCCGCGCAAAGGCAGGGTGATCGCAATATGGATTTCACGAGGATTGTCTGCGGGCTTGCTCCGCCTCTCCCGCTTGCGGGAGAGGCCGCCACGCTCGCAGAGCGTGGCGGGTGAGGGTTCTTTCCTCTTGGGGATTGTCCCGACGCGGAGACACCCTCTCCCCAACCCTCTCCCGCAAGCGGGAGAGGGAGTGCACCGCCTGCGCGGCGGCTAGCGAAACCGCTCCACCGCCCAGGCGAACAAGCTGCCCGGAATCGGCGGTTGCAGCGAGCGGCCCTTGCCGGAGATGTGCAGGCCGAGCACATCAGGGTCGCTGACGATGCCGAGATAGCTCGAGGGATCGAAGAACAGTTTTGGCTCGGAATGCACCGCGTAGAAGGATTTCTTCGGCAGCGCCTTTTGAAGATCGCCCGAGCGCTTGGCGAGGATGGTGAGGGCCGGTGGGCCAAAGATGGCGATGCGCAGGTCGGACAGGCGCTGCGAGCCGCCGCTGAGGCGCTTGATCGCAAAGCTCAGGCGATGGCTCAGCGACAGCCATTCCGGCGTCAGCTCCTCCTGCTCCATGAGGTCCTCGAACGCGCGAACGATCTGATGGTCCTGTGGCAGATAGAGCACGGAGTTGCCGAGCCGGCGGGATCGCTCCCAGGCAAAATAAGGTTTTGCCGGATCGATCGCGACGGGCTTGAGCAGCAGCACGTCGGCGTCGAGCCAGAGGCCGAGATTCCTGGCCATCAGCTTCATGCGGAAGAAGTCGCTGAACTGCAGCGTGGTCCAGTCGCGCCAGCTGCCGTCCGGCTGCGGCGGCCGCAGGCGTTCGGAGAAGGCGTGCGGCAGGATCGCTTCGGCGTCCGCATTCTCGATACCGGCCGGAAGACCCGGAATGGTGTCGAAACTATAGACCGTGACCTTGTGGCCGGCCGCCAGCTGCGAGCGCAGGCAGGTCTGGCGCAGCGCGTCCATCGGGCCATGCCAGAAGGTGACGATCTCGGGAAGCATGAGGCGAGCTTAGAGCACGATCCGGAAAAGTGTGCAGCGGTTTTCCGAGAAGATCATGCTCAAAAAAATAGAGGGAAAACGAGGGCAAAGAAAAAGCCCCGGCGCTGATAGCACCGGGGCTCGAAAGATATTCCGAGATCAGGCCCAGGCGCGTTCGCGCTTGAGCTTCTCTTCATAGGTGTCGATCGAGGACTTCTTCTCCATCGTCAGGCCGATGTCGTCGAGGCCGTTGATCAGGCAGTGCTTGCGGAACGGGTCGATCTCGAACTTGACCTTGCCGCCGTCGGGGCCGCGGATCTCCTGGTTCGGCAGGTCGATCGTCAGCGTCGCGTTGGCGCCGCGCTCGGCGTCGTCGAACAGCTTGTCGAGGTCTTCCTGGGAAACGCGGATCGGCAGAATGCCGTTCTTGAAGCAGTTGTTGTAGAAGATGTCGCCGAACGAGGTCGAGATCACGCAGCGGATGCCAAAATCGAGCAACGCCCAGGGCGCGTGCTCGCGGCTCGAGCCGCAGCCGAAATTGTCGCCGGCGACCAGCACCTTCGTATTGCGATAGGCGGGCTGGTTGAGGACGAAATCCGGGTTCTCGCTGCCGTCGTCCTTGTAGCGCTGCTCGGAGAAGAGCCCCTTGCCAAGGCCGGTGCGCTTGATGGTCTTGAGGTACTGCTTCGGAATGATCATGTCGGTGTCGACATTGATGATCTTCAGCGGCGCCGCGACGCCTTCCAGCGTGGTGAACTTGTCCATTTCAAGCTTCCCGGTTTGCAGTCAGGGGAGGTCTGTTTAGCCCGGTTGGAATACAAATCCTAGGCCGGATTCGGCAATCTTGCTCTGTCAGCTTGGCGGAGCCATGCTGTCGGGGACGAAGCCGGTCGGCAGGCCGTCGATGCTCTTGTTGTTCTTCAGGCCCCAGTATTTTCGCAAATTACCAATGCCCTGCGCCGTCCAGTAGCGGATGAGGCTGCCGCGCTCTTGCTTGTAGTCGAACAGGGGCACGCCCATCCCGCATGAGGTCTGCACGAGGTCGACCGAGAGGCGCACGATCTGGCGGGCACCGGCCATGTCCTCGAACCCGGAGGCGAGCTCGGCGTAGTCAGGCGTGCCGCGCATCAGCGACCGCCCCTGGCCGTAGAGCCGCAGGATCATCGGAGGGCCCTCGAACGCGCAGAACATGATGGTCAGGCGCTTGTCGTCGGAGGCCATCAGGTGCGCGCGGGTCTCGCTGCCGCTGCCGGTGCAATCGAGATAGGCGACGTCGTTCTCTCCGAGCACCCGGAATGAGGACATTCCCTTGGGCGACACATTGATGCGTCCCTTCGGCGGCGCGCTCGCGACGAAGAAGATGTTCTGCCGCTCGATGAAAGCCCGGTGCTCGGGTTCGATCCCAGTGAATTGCTTGCCCATGTCCGTGCGATCCTCGCCTCGGCAAGGAGCCGAGGTCAAAACGCTAGCACACCCATGGTACCGGTTTAAGAACACAAGATATGCTGGTATAAAAACTACCATGAAAGGAACTCATCCGATCGCTCCAGCGCTCTCCCTCAGCGCCTTCCTGCGGGCGCTCCGGGAGCGCCAATCTCCGGCAGACTTCGGCCTCGCCGCGGGACCGCGGCGGCGCACGCCCGGCCTCCGGCGCGAGGAGGTCGCCCAGCTCTGTGGATTGAGCGTCACCTGGTACACTTGGATCGAGCAGGGGCGCGATGTGTCCGTCTCAGCGTCGGCACTGGCGCGCCTCGCCCGCGGATTGCGGCTGTCGTCCGCCGAGCGCGGTTATCTGTTCGAAGTCGCGGGCAGGCGCGATCCCGAGCGGCCGGGCCACAGGGACGATCCGCCCGAGGAGATCCTGGCCTGCGTCGATGCGATCGATGGTCCCGCCTACATCCTCGATCGCACATGGAGCGCGCGCCGCTGGAATGCGAAAGCGTCGCTTCTGTTTGCAGGATGGCTCGACGATGACGGCGAAAAGAATCTTCTGCGCTATATCTTCGTCAGGCCCGAGGCGCGAAGCCTGATCCTCGACTGGAGCTCGCGTGCGCAGCGCGTCGTCGCCGAGTTCCGTGCGGCGGTGACGGCCTATTCCGACGATCCGGACATTCGCCGGCTGGTGGAGGAACTGAGACTGGGAAGCTCCGACTTCGAGCGCTGCTGGGAGACGCAGGGGGTTCTGGCGCGCGAAGGCGGCGAACGCGCGTTCAATCATCCGACCGTGGGACTGCTGCATTATCAGCAGGTGTCGCTATCGCTCGCGGGCTGGCCCGACTATCGGCTGACGATGCTTCTGCCAGCGCCCTCGCTCCGCGATCGATGACGTCCTACTCGGCCTGAGCCTCGATCGCTTCCATGTCGTCGTCCGAGAGGCCGAAATGGTGGCCGATCTCGTGAATCAGGACATGGCGGACGATATGGCCGAGGCTTTCGTCGTGCTCGGCCCAATAATCCAGGATCGGGCGGCGGTAGAGCCAGACCATGTTGGGCAGCCGGGCCACGTCGCCAAGGCTCTGCTGCGGCAGGCCGACGCCCTGGAACAAGCCGAGCAGGTCGAACTCGCTCTCGCAGTCCATCTCGTCGAGCACCTCCTCGGTCGGGAAGTCGTCGACGCGGATGATCAGGCCCTCGCACAGCCCGCGAAATTCCGCCGGCAGGCGCTCGAATATCTCGTGCGCCGTCACCTCCATCTCGGCCAGCGAGGGCGCTTTCAGGTCCGTCCACATGGGCCTGTCTTAGCGCGGGTTTCGTAGCGATGCATCCGGCTTTATAAGCGCGCGAGGTTGACGGGCGCCGCCAAAACGGGGAGCGTGGGGCTCAGGTCGAGGGTGATCCAGGTGGGCGATAAAATGCGAGCAAAAACAGCGGCGGCTCTACTGTGCATGGGGTTGTTTTCGCAAGTTGGCATGAGCGCCCAGGCGCAGACCGCAGCCCACACGGCTGGCGCTGTCGTCCGTATCGCCCAGGCAGTGTCGCCCGACGACGTGCCGCCGCCACGCAGGCGGCCGCAGACGCGCCTGCGCGTCACGCCCTATTACAGCCCCGACGGCGTCTATCCGCGCTACAACCCGGGTCCCGACGCGGTGCGCGAGTGCAGCGTTGCCTATGTGCAGGAACACAGGCCCAGCGGCACCGTGATCACACCGCATATGAGCTGCTACTGGCGTCGCGGCTGATAAGGCTCCCCGATGCTGCGGCGGAGGTCGTCATGACGAGATGGATCGCATTGGCCGTCGCTGTCGGGCTTGCCGCGACCACGTCAAGCGCGTCGGCCGCGCAGAGAGTGACGAAGCTGCCGGATGCCTCTGCCGGGCGCGCGGTGTTCGATGGGCGACGGCACGTGCGATATGATGCGACGCGCTACGTTCGGCGTCCCGATCCGCATTATGACGCGCGGCCGGTCTATTATCGCCCCTATCCTTACGGCGTGCCCGCGCCATTCGTGCTCGGCTACGGTCCGTTCTGGTGATGCGCTAGCCTGGGCGCGCGCGGAGCGTCGTTCATTCATGGTGGGTTCACGCCACTGTCTCTAGCTTCATCTCGGGAGCGACTGCAAATGGACGGCGCGGGACGACTACGCCGCAACGACGCTGTCCAGACTCAGGGAGACATTCGATGCTGAGGATAATGCGTCCCAGGACAAGCGCGCTGCGCCTGCTCGGACTCGCCGCTGTTGCCGTTCTGATGTTGTCATCGGGAAGCGCGCGCCGCGCTGAAGCGATGACGCCGGTCAATCCGACCGCGCTGCCCGCTGCGAAGGCTGCAAGCGACGACATGATGATCCAGGTCCACGGCGGTGGACATGGCGGTTTCCACGGCGGCGGCGGACATTTCGGCGGCTTCCATGGTGGTGGAGGCCACTTCGGTGGCTTCCATGGTGGCGGTTATCACTATGGCGGCTTCCACCGCTTTGGCGGATATGGCGGCTATCATCGCCACTGGGGCGGCTACTATCGCCCCTATTACGGCTATCGCCACTTTCACCGGCGCTATTATTACGGCGGCTATTATCCCGCCTATCACTATCCGCGCCGCTGCCGGATCATCTGGACCTATTACGGCCCGCGCCGCATCTGCCACTGGCACCGCTGGCACTATCCGTACCGCTATTGGTAAGTCGAGCCGCACTGGCTGACATGAAAAGGGCGCCTCGAAGGCGCCCTTTGCTTGTCGCTGGCTCACAGCCAGTCTTTCAGTTTCAACGACGCCGATTTCCACCGCATCAGCGTCTCGACCTTCCACTGCTTGAGCATCGCCGGCGGCCAGCGGCTGAGCTTGGAGGTCTCCTCGACCTCCGGCTTGGCGACGATGCGCAAGCGTGGCGCGCGCCGCCGGTGCTGGCGCGTCGCCTCGCTGATCAGATCGACATAGTCAGGC
This genomic interval from Bradyrhizobium guangzhouense contains the following:
- a CDS encoding carbonic anhydrase, producing the protein MITFPKSLLAGYNAFATNRLPAEQNRYRELSVKGQSPEVMVIGCCDSRVAPEAIFDVGPGELFVVRNIANLVPTYQPDANAHGVSAALEYAVTVLKVKHIVILGHAQCGGIRAFIDKIEPLTPGDFIGKWMQMFIKPGEVVEQRDHETMAQFVERIEKAAVFRSLENLMTFPFVRKAVESGQMQLHGAYFGVAEGTLFVLDKASKEFKSARSVV
- a CDS encoding HpcH/HpaI aldolase/citrate lyase family protein; translated protein: MTRPRRSHLFMPGSNPRALEKARNLAADGLILDLEDSVAPDAKAVARDGIAAAIAAKGFGQREVLIRTNALDTQWWAEDVTMAAKASPDGILVPKVSSIEDLKTIGRDLAHLGAAPSVKVWAMIETARAVLHAEELAEAGRDPSCRLAGFVFGPNDISRETRIKMLPGRAAMIPMITHCILATRAAGLEILDGPYSDIANPDGFATECAQGRDLGFDGKTLIHPSQIEACNAIFTPPEEDIARARKIIAAFELPENVSRGAIRLDGAMVERLHADMARRTIEIADAIAAMSKG
- a CDS encoding CopD family protein translates to MSFADAYVWLKALHVAAALLFVSGVVATSLTLALLARLPRGHERFVAGVRRYDRWVTVPAMVAVWLLGTRLAISGSWFGQGWLTIKLGFVVLISALHGLQSGRLRRIEAGAAPATARSLPLVLFAAVAIAFLAVAKP
- a CDS encoding DUF3817 domain-containing protein, with translation MSLRTGNSMLWQESSGYRQERHSWIAGRIRYPASARLLRAISGQAMDNEFKLDISLLSRLKLASIIEASTLALLVCIAVPLRHLWGWPTGVRAMGPVHGLAFLFYGWTLLQAAGAGLWQRRQTALLAASAFVPFAGFFASRHIQRRIEALPRESSAR
- a CDS encoding helix-turn-helix domain-containing protein; translated protein: MDQVIAYDLTLAYEVFARLRDDRGKPFYDVRVCAETARVDAGAFGLVVPFGLEILARAHTIIVPGIENPLTMRSKVVLRALQRAYRRGARLASVCSGAFVLAEAGLLDGRRATTHWLGADRLASLYPQVKVDPNVLYVDDGQIVTSAGASAGMDMCLHLVRRDFGQAVAAHAARLAVAPINREGGQAQFIRRDPPRSNGSLAPHLEWVAAHLGKPLTVARMAAQARMSERSFARHFRQQMGVTPMQWLLNARIRRAQELLESSTAYVDQIAEACGFQSTVTFRMSFRRIAGISPGDYRRRFNDARS
- a CDS encoding DUF6455 family protein gives rise to the protein MSTASRPYPIVQDLIESFASWLKHRREMAEMRQLDRSDFDRIANDLRIAPDDLEELVRHGKHAADELPKMMEQLGIDAEALGRAQPLLLRDMERVCSLCGHKGQCDRDLADGTAAEKYHGYCGNAATLESLDRNEVASH
- the leuD gene encoding 3-isopropylmalate dehydratase small subunit, which encodes MDKFTTLEGVAAPLKIINVDTDMIIPKQYLKTIKRTGLGKGLFSEQRYKDDGSENPDFVLNQPAYRNTKVLVAGDNFGCGSSREHAPWALLDFGIRCVISTSFGDIFYNNCFKNGILPIRVSQEDLDKLFDDAERGANATLTIDLPNQEIRGPDGGKVKFEIDPFRKHCLINGLDDIGLTMEKKSSIDTYEEKLKRERAWA
- a CDS encoding pyridoxamine 5'-phosphate oxidase family protein, giving the protein MGKQFTGIEPEHRAFIERQNIFFVASAPPKGRINVSPKGMSSFRVLGENDVAYLDCTGSGSETRAHLMASDDKRLTIMFCAFEGPPMILRLYGQGRSLMRGTPDYAELASGFEDMAGARQIVRLSVDLVQTSCGMGVPLFDYKQERGSLIRYWTAQGIGNLRKYWGLKNNKSIDGLPTGFVPDSMAPPS
- a CDS encoding helix-turn-helix transcriptional regulator; translation: MKGTHPIAPALSLSAFLRALRERQSPADFGLAAGPRRRTPGLRREEVAQLCGLSVTWYTWIEQGRDVSVSASALARLARGLRLSSAERGYLFEVAGRRDPERPGHRDDPPEEILACVDAIDGPAYILDRTWSARRWNAKASLLFAGWLDDDGEKNLLRYIFVRPEARSLILDWSSRAQRVVAEFRAAVTAYSDDPDIRRLVEELRLGSSDFERCWETQGVLAREGGERAFNHPTVGLLHYQQVSLSLAGWPDYRLTMLLPAPSLRDR
- a CDS encoding metallopeptidase family protein, producing MWTDLKAPSLAEMEVTAHEIFERLPAEFRGLCEGLIIRVDDFPTEEVLDEMDCESEFDLLGLFQGVGLPQQSLGDVARLPNMVWLYRRPILDYWAEHDESLGHIVRHVLIHEIGHHFGLSDDDMEAIEAQAE